TCCTGTAATCCTTTAAAACTATCTTTAGACATACCCGTATAATCCTGCACCGTTTTAAACTGTTGCGTATAGTTAGATAACGGTGAATTCACGTTCGTATTGTACACAGAACCATACGTTTCCTCTTTGTCCACCAGCTTCTTAATGCTATCTTGCGCCCCATGAAGATTTGTAAGAATGCTCGCAAAATAAACATCGATAATTTCTTTATTAAAGTCTTCCAACACTTTCGCAGCCGCACGTTCAGCCTCAGCTGTTACATCCTTATTTCCGGTCTCACTAATACGATACGTAATCTTCACTTTCTCCGGATTTTCTGACGTCATAGACATCGCCGCTTCTGAAAAATTGTTTGGAATAAAGATAATCATATCGTACACCCGATTTTTCAAACCATTATCCGCAAATCCACTGGAAGTTGTTGCCCATTTATGATCTGTTTGCTTCAAAACCTTAGCTGTAAATTTATCACCAAAGTCAATTCGTTCTCCATCCGCTGTTGTAACACCTGCGTCTTCATTGACAAGCGCAATTGACATTTTCTTCGTTTCCAGTCCATTTTCCTTTTTCGCCGTCGTTTGTTCCAACGCCAAATACGACGTTCCTGCGGACAGAAGCAAAGCCAGCACAAAAAAAGCCAGCACACTCCACTTTATTTTTTTCACTTATATCACTCCCGTTGTTTTTTATATGTAAGAAGTCTCCCAACTTCGAATTTCCAAATTAATAAGTACTGAGGCTTATAAAAGCCTCAGCCGTAACGCAGAAAAACTACTTTATCTAATATCTCTCTATATCTCAGCTTCTAGTCAACCTTAGTTCAAGCCAAAATTGCGCGAAAGGTTTGCATCGTTCTCTTCCACTGCATTTGCTGTTTTTGCTAATTGTTGCTCAATTTGGTGCATTAGATTCGAGAAGTCCGTTACTTTTGGCTTCAGTTGTTGGAACTGATCGTCAAACTTACGGAACGCTTCCCCTTCCCATTCACCACGTAATTGTTCTTGCAATTGCTCTAATTCTCTTAAAATTTGTTCGATGTCTTGTCCCTTACGTCCATAAGTTTTTGAACGATCGCGTAGCTCAGCGGGACTCATTCTAATTTGTCCTGACATTCTTTTCATCTCCTCTTTCTTGTTTTAAGCATTCAAAAAGGCCGCACAAGAATTTGCACGGCCACATTACTAACTGCACAAAGATGTATTATGTACTTCATGCAATCCGTTTGAAATGCTTTAGTTCAAGCCGAAATTGCGTGAAAGGTTTGCATCGTTCTCTTCCACTGCATTTGCTGTTTTTGCTAATTGTTGCTCGATTTGATGCATTAAATTGGAGAAATCCGTTACTTTTGGCTTCAGTTGTTGGAACTGATCGTCAAACTTACGGAACGCTTCCCCTTCCCATTCACCACGTAATTGTTCTTGCAATTGCTCTAATTCTCTTAAAATTTGTTCGATGTCTTGTCCCTTACGTCCGTATGTTTTTGAACGATCGCGTAACTCAGCGGGACTCATTCTAATTTGTCCTGACATTCTTTTCATCTCCTCTTCTTTTTAATGCTTGTTAATTTATAGCTCATATTGGCTATATTTTCATTATAGCAAAAAAGAACTAGAATTTGTTCTTTTGAAATGTGAATTTTTTGTGAACGTTTTCTTCATTTTATTACTAAACAGCTAATTAATTTCATTGAAAAGTTATCTATTATACTAAAATGACCCATATTTCACTACTTCCATATTCATTGTATTTTATTGATTTCCTTGCTAATATGGAGGTGGAGGTGTTTTTATGGAGATCAAACAGTGGTTAAAGTATGATATAATACCTTATGAGATCTTACTTCTAGCCGATCCAGATATCCCTACCATCGATCGTTACTTCTTTGAGTCAGATGTTTTTTTGTTGCAAGATGGCACCTATGTTTCTGGTGTTATTTGTATCAAAAGCAAAGAAAAAGCAGCTGAAATTATGAATATTGCCATCGCGCCTGAATATCAAGGCCATAAATATGGAACACAACTTTTGGAACATGCCATCCATCACGTCACATCCTTACACAAAGATCAAATTATCACCAAAACAGCTAATTCCAGTATCCAAGCTTTGGCTTTTTATCAAAAACTAGGTTTTAGAATGATTGCTATTATTCCAGACTTTTTTACGAAGCATTATTCTGATCCGATTTGGGAAAATGGAATTCTTGCCCAAGATCAAATTGTTTTATCTCGATTAATCGATACATAAACTGTGAGTTGTTTTTCCATATTTTGAATAAAACAGGAAATTTAATATGTTTTTATTACGTTTTTTTAACAAATTCACTAAACTGTAACATATTGTACTAATTTTTCTTAGGTAAAGTATAATTTATGACTATTTTTATTTCAAAAAATCTTTATAATAGAAGTAAGACCAATCGTTTAGAGAAGGGGAAATTAAATTATGTATGTTGCTGATTTAGTAAAAAATTTTAATGGTGAGAAATTAATTGAAAAAATTACAGAAATGGAAATTCCACACAAAACAGCGAGTTTCAAGAAAAACGAGTTAATTGTCGAGGAAGGAAAAATTGATACTCACTTTTACGTCGTCGAATCTGGCCTTATTTCATTCAGCTTGACGAACTCTGATAAGTTACCAGTTATTACTCGCTTTATGAATAGTAACAATTGGTTTGGAAGTTCTAATTTTTTGTTAGACTCTCCTTTTCAATTTAATGTAACAGCTTTACGAGACACAAAGATACGTATTTACAACCGCAATGATATCCTACGTCTTTTCCAAACGGATTCTGATGGTTTTTGGTTCCTTTATTTTGATGGGTACAACCAAGTGCATGAACGAAATGCTTTAATTGAGATTGCCCACCATGACCCGAGACGCCGCCTTATTTCTGCTTTGCTTTACATAGCGAATACGGTGGGAATCAAAACGGACGATGGCATTAGCTTTCCACGTGGCATTACGCAAAATCATTTAGCCTTAGTTTCGCAAGTACCAAGAACTAGAGCCAATGTCGAGCTACAAAAACTAAGAGAACTTGACATCATCCGACTAAAACCAAAACCAACTGTCATTCTGGACATCCTGAAACTTCGTGAACAGTTAGAAATCCACCGCACACCTCGTAATAATTCATAAAGCCAAATAAAATAGAGTGCAAAATATAGCTGAAATACTCAGTCTATATTTTGCACTCTATTTTTGACTCTTCAACCATGTTTCCATTTCCGCTTGGTCATCCAAATCACCCTTATAACGATCCGTCTCAAGGCCGCGTGTGTAATAAATCAACGTCGGAACCACTCTGACACCCATCTGCTTAATGATCGCTGTGTAGTTCTTGTCAGCCTCCCTAGCCTTATCCGTATTATAATAAAAAGCCTGCCGATCCGTTGCTTCCAGTGCCTTCACAAGTTTCTTTTGAAATGGCTCGCAATCAGGACAAGTCGGCCGCCCAATATACACATACCCTGTTTTCTTATCCTCAAAAATCGCTTTCATGCCACTGTTCCCAATCGCTCTTAAAGGCTGCTCATTAGCCTCGGCCTTCGTATCCGCCAAATTCTTCGTATGCGTATCAATAATTAACTGCACCCCAAGAATAAAAAGCGCTAACGCAACCACAGTCAGCAAAATCACTTTATACCTCCGAATAGAAATCCCCCCTTATAAAGTAAAATAAAAACGAGCAAAAATGCCCGTCTCTATTAATATCTTGTCTAGCATACTTATCAAAAACCTTGAATCCCCCGCTCCTTCGAACTCACCGCTGAACCTCGGCGGAGTGAGAAGTGCTTAGATCCTAGGCAAAGCCGAGCACCGAAGCGGAACGTACGATTTGTACGAGAGCATCGGAGCACAGGCTTTAACGACGGAGATAAGCGCTTATCACTCCGCCGAGAGCCCCATTTCGGAGATGACAACATTCGCGATACTATCACAGAAACGCTCTGTGTCTTCTGCTGATGCAGCTTCTACCATGACACGAACAAGTGGTTCTGTACCAGAAGGTCGCACTAATACACGGCCATTTCCATTCATTTCTGCTTCTACTGCTGAAATCGCTGCATGTACTTTTACATTTTCAGTAACATGATTTTTATCGGTCACTCGAATATTTACTAATTTTTGTGGGAAGGTCTGCATTTCTGCCGCTAGTTCTGATAATTTTTTACCAGTTTCCTTCATAACATTTACTAATTGAATTCCTGTTAGAAGCCCGTCACCTGTTGTGATGTAATCAAGGAAAACGATATGTCCTGATTGTTCGCCACCAAGGCTGTAGCTTCCTTCGCGCATCGCTTCCACAACATAGCGGTCACCCACGGCAGTTTGGATAGCTTTAATACCTAGTTCCTCTAAACCTTTGTAGAACCCTAGATTACTCATAACCGTAGATACAATGGTATTATTTGTTAAGCGACCTTGTGATTTTAAATGTTTAGCACAGATGAACATGATTTTATCGCCATCGACAATATCACCATTTTCATCCACAGCAATAACACGATCGCCATCGCCATCAAAAGCAAGA
The sequence above is drawn from the Listeria weihenstephanensis genome and encodes:
- a CDS encoding Crp/Fnr family transcriptional regulator, with the protein product MYVADLVKNFNGEKLIEKITEMEIPHKTASFKKNELIVEEGKIDTHFYVVESGLISFSLTNSDKLPVITRFMNSNNWFGSSNFLLDSPFQFNVTALRDTKIRIYNRNDILRLFQTDSDGFWFLYFDGYNQVHERNALIEIAHHDPRRRLISALLYIANTVGIKTDDGISFPRGITQNHLALVSQVPRTRANVELQKLRELDIIRLKPKPTVILDILKLREQLEIHRTPRNNS
- a CDS encoding WXG100 family type VII secretion target, with the translated sequence MSGQIRMSPAELRDRSKTYGRKGQDIEQILRELEQLQEQLRGEWEGEAFRKFDDQFQQLKPKVTDFSNLMHQIEQQLAKTANAVEENDANLSRNFGLN
- a CDS encoding GNAT family N-acetyltransferase — its product is MEIKQWLKYDIIPYEILLLADPDIPTIDRYFFESDVFLLQDGTYVSGVICIKSKEKAAEIMNIAIAPEYQGHKYGTQLLEHAIHHVTSLHKDQIITKTANSSIQALAFYQKLGFRMIAIIPDFFTKHYSDPIWENGILAQDQIVLSRLIDT
- a CDS encoding WXG100 family type VII secretion target, with the translated sequence MSGQIRMSPAELRDRSKTYGRKGQDIEQILRELEQLQEQLRGEWEGEAFRKFDDQFQQLKPKVTDFSNLMHQIEQQLAKTANAVEENDANLSRNFGLN
- a CDS encoding thioredoxin family protein; this translates as MILLTVVALALFILGVQLIIDTHTKNLADTKAEANEQPLRAIGNSGMKAIFEDKKTGYVYIGRPTCPDCEPFQKKLVKALEATDRQAFYYNTDKAREADKNYTAIIKQMGVRVVPTLIYYTRGLETDRYKGDLDDQAEMETWLKSQK